The Setaria viridis chromosome 2, Setaria_viridis_v4.0, whole genome shotgun sequence DNA window acggccgccgccgtgctcgcggCCGGAATTGGAAGCTCCGTCGTCACCCTCTCAAACCCTAGCACAAGCGCTCCGTTCCATTCCTCTTTGGCTCCCTCACCAAAGATCGGAGGCGCTCGCTTCGTCGGCGGCAGCCGAGGACCCGAGACGAGTGAGCACCGAGCAGCCGCGGCTTGAGCTCGCGCACGGAGGCCGGGAatgtccgccgccgtcgtggccCGCAGCGCGCACTGCATCAGACCCTGCACAGCGTCGACGGCTTCTCGAGCGTGAGTTTAAGCTTTCCATTAGGGCAGCAGGCAGACGCGGCGTCGACCTCGAGCGCGCAGCTGACCATGAGCTCGACGTTCTGCTTGGTCCCTTTGAGCGTCTCCTTGATCTCGCCCCTGATGAGCACGGGTGCCAGCGAAAACCTGAGCTGAGCATTGCGTATAGGAGCCGTCTGAGTTCAAGATTTTAAACTTCGGATTCTAATTTCAGACTCCCAAGCATTCTTTGGAAAACTTGCTATGTTTGCCTTCAGTTTGCAGCCCTGCTTCCAAAAATGGCAAAATGATCCGAACTACTACTGTATTTCAAATCAACAATCAGCTataccaaaaaaaaacattcactAAAACTAAGAGGAACAGCAGACCTGTCAATAAAAttgtcattttggcttttctatattcatagatattactccctccatcccaaattataagtcattcaaAGAATcctggagagtcaaagcatctcaagcttgaccaaaattatagagaaaattataaagatttatgacatcaaataggtataattgatgaagaatctaatgatacttagatgacattataaatgttattatattatcatataaatttagtcaaacttaaaatactttgactctccagattcttggaatgacttataatttaggatggatgaGTATTATACATCTAAACATACTTTTCTATgttctagacatacactatactaacgacctacaatttgaaacggggAAGTAATAACCATTATCGCAATTCAAGTGTAAGAAATGATTATCGCAATTCCAAAAAAAACTGCTAATGAGCATTGAAGTTTGCCAAAAAGCTACGACGACTCAATCTTAAAGTCATATCATATCCAAAGATTAGAATCCGGAAGCTGGTAACCATGAAATTAATCTGCCTATCGAGCACTGGCCTATTTTTAAATATTGAGGAAATTATTATTGAAGATCTGTTATAGGATGACATATTTTTGGAAGAAAAGTTTGGAAGAACTcccaatacataattttggaagaatttttagaaaaactcttgaagttgctctaataaaatctataaattaaaaaaaattagaacgacctataatttggaactaaAACTCCAATTCTGTACGTTGGATCGATCAACTACTCCTCCTGGGCACAAGGAGCGGGCGTAGTGGCTTCTTCATGACGGTGGTGAACTCGCGCTTCTCCTCGAACTCCACCTCGTGGCCGGGCGCCTCCTTCCACTCGAACTCCCTCACCATGTTGGCGACGAAGTACTCGAGGTGCAGCATGGCGATGGACAGCCCGGCGCAGATCCTCCTCCCCACGCCGAACGGCATCATGCGGATCCCCTTGGTCCCCGTCATGTCCactcccgcgccgtcgccgccctccatgAACCGCTCCGGCGCGAACTCCATCGGCCTCTCCCACTCACTCCCGTCCCGGCCCATCTCCGCCACCATGAAGTTCACCGTCGCGCCCTTGGGGATCAGGTACCCGCCGACGTCCATGTCCTCCGCGGCTTTGTGCGGCAGCACGAAGTGGCCCGGCGGGTGCTTGCGCAGGCCCTCGAGGATCACAGCCTTGAGGTACGGCATGTGCTGGACGGCCTCCTCAGAgacctcctcggcggcgccgtcgccgcaggCGCCCATGATCTCGGCGTGGAGGCGCTCCTGGACGGCCGGGTTCTTGACCAGCTCGGCCATGATCCACTGCAGCCCGGTGGAGGTGGTGTCGGTGCCGGCGGTGAGGAACTCGGAGCAGAGCGTGACGATCTCGTCGTCGGTGAGCGGACGGTGGCCCTCCTCGGGGAGCGTGATGTCCAGCAGGGTGTCCACGTACGAGTGCCGGAACGTGGTCTCGCTCGTCGGCGCCTGGCCTTCCTTGAGCTGCCGCTTGTACTCCCGCCTCGCGTTGATCAGCGGCACGAAGAGCTCCATCTGGCGCCGGCGCAGGGCGCGGGCGGTCTGGAGGCGCCCGTGGAACACGTGCTTGGTGATGgacgggaagaagaagaagacgttCATCTGCCGGGCGATGTGGAGCAGCCACGCGCGCTCAGATTCCTCGATGGCGCGCACGGCGGCCTCGTCCAGCCGCTCGCCGAAGCACATGAGCACGAGGAGGCAGAACATGGTGTACCGGAACGCCTCCATGACGTcgccgggcgcgccgccgtcggcacCCCCCTGTCGAAGCTTGTCCAGGAGCACGCCGCGCACccaggcgcgcgcgggcgcgaaCAGCCTGACGCGCGACGGGTGCAGCGTCTCAGCGACGAGgttgcggcggaggaggcgccagACGGGCCCGTAGTCGGTGCTGGTGATGATGTTGTCGCTGACGCCCAGGAGCGTGCTGGTGGCGGCCTTGGGTCGGTTGGCGATcgtgacggcgccggcgccgacgagcgcGGCGTGCGCGAGGCGGCGGTCGGACACGAAGATGGCGAGGCGGGAGCCCATCCGGAGCGTCACCACGGGGCCGTACCGCTTGAAGAGCTCGAGCAGGAGGGGCTCCACGTCGGAGGTGGAGTTCCGCAGCCACAGCAGGTTGCCGAACAGCGGCACGGCGGGCGGgcccggcgggaggcggcggttcCTGGCGTGGCGGCGCAGGGCGAGGAAAGAGAGcaggagggcgccggcgaggacgagCCAGCTGGTCTCCATGGCGATTGGCGAGGtgttttttttgcaacgaaacTTGTAATTGGGATGTTGATGTCGTGAGCTGATGAGACGAACGGGATTCCAATTTATAGCCGGGGTTTTGTACGTGGAATCCTGCGTTCGTACGACATGGCAGGATAAGAGTTTGGACTCGGTTTTCTTCTCGAAGACAAAGGACTCGAAGAAGAGAGACGATCCTGTTCGTGTTGCACGTGCGCGCTCGTAGTCGATACGCCTGCCCTGTTGATTTGGGATTCATATACGTCGCGTTTGCAACAACTCTGGTAAAGAATCCATCATCCAAGGCGTTTTCTTCTCCAAGACAAAGGGACTCGTACGAGAGACGAGCTGTTTGCGTTGTTACCCACGTGCACGCTCTCGTAGTTGATACCGAATTGGTCCCCCGTATAGGTGAGAGTGATGCGAAAAATTTCGTATTCAATCCAATCCGAATACAAATTTTACAGATATGGGAAAATATTTGTACGGATGTAGATAATCTGAATTCGATTAGGTGCAGTGCGGATTATCCGAGATTTGTAGGATATCCGACTACTCTGGCAAATTAACATGATGTAAAGAGAGTCCAGTCTAGAAACTAAGACATACACACAGTTTTGTAGCGGTAAGACATGAGACACAGGTGCATTGGTAAATTCTAACGTTTAGCGGCTAATCAACAGTCCCCTAAACCTGTAATGTTTTTTGTTCGATATCAAGTGTGAACTGTTAGCA harbors:
- the LOC117845845 gene encoding cytochrome P450 89A2, translating into METSWLVLAGALLLSFLALRRHARNRRLPPGPPAVPLFGNLLWLRNSTSDVEPLLLELFKRYGPVVTLRMGSRLAIFVSDRRLAHAALVGAGAVTIANRPKAATSTLLGVSDNIITSTDYGPVWRLLRRNLVAETLHPSRVRLFAPARAWVRGVLLDKLRQGGADGGAPGDVMEAFRYTMFCLLVLMCFGERLDEAAVRAIEESERAWLLHIARQMNVFFFFPSITKHVFHGRLQTARALRRRQMELFVPLINARREYKRQLKEGQAPTSETTFRHSYVDTLLDITLPEEGHRPLTDDEIVTLCSEFLTAGTDTTSTGLQWIMAELVKNPAVQERLHAEIMGACGDGAAEEVSEEAVQHMPYLKAVILEGLRKHPPGHFVLPHKAAEDMDVGGYLIPKGATVNFMVAEMGRDGSEWERPMEFAPERFMEGGDGAGVDMTGTKGIRMMPFGVGRRICAGLSIAMLHLEYFVANMVREFEWKEAPGHEVEFEEKREFTTVMKKPLRPLLVPRRSS